The following are encoded in a window of Streptomyces sp. SAT1 genomic DNA:
- a CDS encoding amino acid permease, translated as MTDSLFRTKNIEQSIQDTEDPEHALRKSLSALDLTVFGVGVIIGTGIFVLTGTAARNTAGPAVSLSFVVAGVVCALAALCYAEFASTVPVAGSAYTFSYASLGEFPAWIIGWDLVLELALGTAVVAVGWSGYIHSLLDNAGWHLPAYLGGRDAASGFGFDILAAVLVLVLTAILVVGMKLSARVTTVVVAIKVAVVLVVIIAGAFFVKGGNYDPFIPKARPVTAGGDLQAPLVQLMFGWAPSDFGVMGIFTAASVVFFAFIGFDVVATAAEETRNPQRDVPRGILGSLVICTALYVAVSIVVTGMQKYSRLSVDAPLADAFKSTGHPWFAGLISFGAAIGLTTVCMILLLGQARVFFAMSRDGLLPRFFSHTHPRFRTPYRPTILLGAIIAIVAGFTSLSELAELVNIGTLFAFIVVALSVIILRRTRPDLHRAFRTPLVPFVPVVSVLASLWLMLNLPAETWLRFAVWMAIGFVVYFLYGRSHSRLAQRARAAADTPPGGPSPGGTP; from the coding sequence GTGACCGATTCGCTGTTCCGGACGAAGAACATCGAGCAGTCGATCCAGGACACCGAGGACCCCGAGCACGCGCTGCGCAAGTCGCTGTCCGCCCTCGACCTGACCGTCTTCGGCGTCGGTGTCATCATCGGCACCGGCATCTTCGTCCTCACCGGCACGGCCGCCCGCAACACCGCGGGACCGGCCGTGTCGCTGTCGTTCGTGGTGGCCGGCGTGGTGTGCGCGCTCGCCGCGCTGTGCTATGCCGAGTTCGCCTCCACGGTCCCGGTCGCCGGATCGGCGTACACCTTCTCCTACGCCTCGCTCGGCGAGTTCCCGGCCTGGATCATCGGCTGGGACCTGGTGCTCGAACTCGCGCTCGGCACGGCGGTGGTGGCCGTCGGCTGGTCCGGCTACATCCACTCGCTGCTCGACAACGCGGGCTGGCACCTGCCCGCCTACCTCGGCGGCCGGGACGCCGCCTCCGGCTTCGGCTTCGACATCCTCGCCGCCGTCCTGGTCCTGGTCCTCACCGCCATCCTCGTGGTCGGCATGAAGCTCTCCGCACGGGTCACCACGGTCGTCGTGGCGATCAAGGTGGCGGTGGTGCTCGTGGTGATCATCGCCGGTGCCTTCTTCGTCAAGGGCGGCAACTACGACCCGTTCATCCCCAAGGCCCGGCCGGTCACGGCGGGCGGCGACCTCCAGGCCCCGCTGGTCCAGCTCATGTTCGGCTGGGCGCCCTCGGACTTCGGCGTGATGGGCATCTTCACCGCCGCCTCCGTGGTCTTCTTCGCCTTCATCGGCTTCGACGTGGTCGCCACGGCGGCCGAGGAGACCCGCAACCCGCAGCGCGACGTGCCGCGCGGCATCCTCGGCTCACTGGTCATCTGCACCGCCCTGTACGTGGCCGTGTCCATCGTGGTCACCGGCATGCAGAAGTACAGCAGGCTGTCCGTGGACGCGCCGCTCGCCGACGCGTTCAAGTCCACCGGGCACCCCTGGTTCGCGGGGCTGATCAGCTTCGGCGCCGCGATCGGCCTGACCACGGTGTGCATGATCCTGCTGCTCGGTCAGGCCCGGGTGTTCTTCGCGATGAGCCGGGACGGTCTGCTGCCCCGCTTCTTCTCGCACACCCACCCGCGCTTCCGCACCCCTTACCGGCCGACCATCCTGCTCGGCGCGATCATCGCGATCGTGGCGGGCTTCACCAGCCTGAGCGAACTGGCCGAACTGGTGAACATCGGCACTCTGTTCGCCTTCATCGTCGTCGCGCTGAGCGTGATCATCCTCCGCAGGACCCGCCCCGACCTGCACCGCGCCTTCCGCACCCCGCTGGTGCCCTTCGTGCCGGTCGTCTCCGTCCTCGCCTCGCTGTGGCTGATGCTGAACCTGCCCGCCGAGACCTGGCTGCGGTTCGCCGTCTGGATGGCGATCGGCTTCGTCGTCTACTTCCTCTACGGCCGCTCGCACAGCCGCCTCGCCCAGCGCGCCCGCGCGGCGGCGGACACCCCGCCCGGCGGGCCGTCCCCCGGCGGGACGCCGTAG
- a CDS encoding 3-hydroxyacyl-CoA dehydrogenase NAD-binding domain-containing protein, whose protein sequence is MSTTTELLKGAAELFPGEVVTQAHVRHFDLPLGAGRFALITLDNGLDHTKPTTFGPASLANLDAAIDQVEKEAADGTLVGVGITGKPFIFAVGADLKGVELLERHEDALAIGRGGHEVFKRLAKLAVPTFAYYNGAAMGGGVEVGLHCTYRTVSAALPAFSLPEVFLGLVPGWGGCTLLPNLIGADNAVTVVIENSLNQNRQLKGKQVYELGIADALFEGADFLEQSLIWTASVLKGEIAVERPAVDRGEAWDRAVARGRAIADSKVHGAAPAAYRALEIVAAAKDGDLQAGFDAEDRALADLIMGGELRAGIYSFNLVQKRGKRPAGAPDKNLARPVTKVGVVGAGLMASQLALLFLRRLEVPVVLTDIDQDRIDKGVGYVHAEIDKLLGKGRINQDKANRLKALVTGVLDKAEGFADADFVIEAVFEEMGVKQQVFAEVEAVAPAHAILATNTSSLSVSEMASKLKNPERVVGFHFFNPVAILPLLEIVRGERTDDASLATAFAVARKLKKTAVLVKDAPAFVVNRILTRFMGEIQNVIDEGTPVEVAEKAVEPLGLPMSPLVLLELVGPAIGLHVSETLNRAFPERFTVSPNLKAVVGAGKRGFYVYDSGKPELDPEVAALLEQGDTVLTEEQVRARVLDAVAQEIGLMLEEGVVAEAQDIDLCLITGAGWPFHLGGITPYLDREGVSERVNGKRFLAPGVASVPV, encoded by the coding sequence GTGAGCACCACCACGGAACTCCTGAAGGGCGCGGCCGAGCTGTTCCCGGGCGAGGTCGTCACCCAGGCGCACGTACGCCACTTCGACCTGCCGCTGGGTGCGGGCCGCTTCGCGCTCATCACCCTGGACAACGGCCTGGACCACACCAAGCCGACCACCTTCGGACCGGCCTCGCTGGCGAACCTGGACGCCGCGATCGACCAGGTCGAGAAGGAGGCCGCGGACGGCACCCTCGTCGGCGTCGGCATCACCGGCAAGCCGTTCATCTTCGCGGTCGGCGCCGACCTCAAGGGCGTCGAGCTGCTGGAGCGGCACGAGGACGCGCTCGCCATCGGCAGGGGCGGCCACGAGGTCTTCAAGCGGCTGGCGAAGCTGGCCGTGCCGACCTTCGCGTACTACAACGGCGCGGCCATGGGCGGCGGTGTCGAGGTCGGTCTGCACTGCACCTACCGCACGGTCTCCGCCGCGCTGCCGGCGTTCTCGCTGCCCGAGGTCTTCCTCGGTCTGGTGCCCGGCTGGGGCGGCTGCACCCTGCTGCCGAACCTGATCGGCGCGGACAACGCGGTCACGGTCGTCATCGAGAACAGCCTCAACCAGAACCGGCAGCTCAAGGGCAAGCAGGTCTACGAACTCGGCATCGCGGACGCGCTGTTCGAGGGCGCCGACTTCCTGGAGCAGTCGCTGATCTGGACGGCGTCCGTCCTCAAGGGCGAGATCGCCGTGGAGCGCCCCGCGGTCGACCGCGGCGAGGCGTGGGACCGGGCCGTCGCGCGCGGCCGGGCCATCGCCGACTCCAAGGTGCACGGCGCGGCCCCGGCCGCCTACCGCGCCCTGGAGATCGTCGCCGCCGCGAAGGACGGCGACCTCCAGGCCGGTTTCGACGCCGAGGACCGGGCCCTCGCGGACCTGATCATGGGCGGTGAACTGCGCGCCGGTATCTACTCGTTCAACCTGGTGCAGAAGCGCGGCAAGCGCCCCGCCGGTGCCCCGGACAAGAACCTGGCCCGTCCGGTGACCAAGGTCGGCGTGGTGGGCGCGGGCCTGATGGCCTCTCAGCTCGCCCTGCTCTTCCTGCGCCGCCTGGAGGTCCCGGTCGTCCTCACGGACATCGACCAGGACCGTATCGACAAGGGTGTGGGCTACGTCCACGCCGAGATCGACAAGCTGCTGGGCAAGGGCCGGATCAACCAGGACAAGGCCAACCGCCTCAAGGCGCTGGTGACCGGTGTCCTGGACAAGGCCGAGGGCTTCGCGGACGCCGACTTCGTCATCGAGGCGGTGTTCGAGGAGATGGGCGTCAAGCAGCAGGTGTTCGCCGAGGTCGAGGCGGTCGCCCCGGCGCACGCGATCCTCGCCACGAACACCTCGTCCCTGTCGGTGTCGGAGATGGCCTCGAAGCTGAAGAACCCGGAGCGGGTCGTCGGCTTCCACTTCTTCAACCCGGTCGCGATCCTGCCGCTGCTGGAGATCGTGCGCGGCGAGCGGACCGACGACGCCTCCCTGGCGACCGCGTTCGCGGTGGCCCGGAAGCTGAAGAAGACCGCGGTGCTGGTCAAGGACGCCCCGGCGTTCGTGGTCAACCGCATCCTGACCCGCTTCATGGGCGAGATCCAGAACGTCATCGACGAGGGCACCCCGGTGGAGGTGGCGGAGAAGGCGGTCGAGCCGCTCGGTCTGCCGATGTCCCCGCTGGTGCTGCTGGAGCTGGTCGGCCCGGCGATCGGGCTGCATGTCTCCGAGACCCTCAACCGGGCGTTCCCGGAGCGCTTCACGGTCTCCCCGAACCTCAAGGCGGTCGTCGGGGCCGGCAAGCGCGGCTTCTACGTCTACGACAGCGGCAAGCCCGAGCTGGACCCCGAGGTCGCCGCGCTGCTGGAGCAGGGCGACACCGTCCTGACCGAGGAGCAGGTGCGGGCCCGGGTGCTCGACGCGGTGGCCCAGGAGATCGGGCTCATGCTGGAGGAGGGCGTCGTCGCCGAGGCGCAGGACATCGACCTGTGCCTGATCACCGGCGCGGGCTGGCCCTTCCACCTGGGCGGCATCACGCCGTACCTGGACCGCGAGGGCGTCAGCGAGCGGGTCAACGGCAAGCGGTTCCTGGCGCCGGGCGTGGCGTCGGTCCCGGTGTGA
- a CDS encoding thiolase family protein codes for MPRTVRDVVFVDGVRTPFGKAGPKGIYHETRADDLVVKAIRELLRRNPGLDPKKVDEVAVAATTQIGDQGLTIGRTAGILAGLPTSVPGYSIDRMCAGALTAVTTVAGSVAFGAYDVAIAGGVEHMGRHPMGEGVDPNPRFVSEKLVDESALFMGMTAENLHDRYPGITKLRADEYAVRSQEKAAKAYANGKIQADLVPISVRRTSPEGGETGWGLVTADEPMRPGTTLENLAGLKTPFRVHGRVTAGNAAGLNDGATASVIASEEFARANGLPVKMRLVSYAFAGVEPEVMGYGPIPATEKALAKAGLAISDIGLFEINEAFAVQVLAFLEHYGIADDDARVNQYGGAIAFGHPLASSGVRLMTQLARQFEEQPHVRYGLTTMCVGFGMGATVIWENPHFESAAGGDK; via the coding sequence GTGCCTCGTACCGTCAGGGACGTCGTCTTCGTCGACGGCGTCCGCACCCCGTTCGGCAAGGCGGGCCCGAAGGGCATCTACCACGAGACCCGCGCCGACGACCTCGTCGTGAAGGCGATCCGGGAGCTGCTGCGCCGCAACCCCGGGCTCGACCCGAAGAAGGTCGACGAGGTCGCCGTCGCCGCGACCACGCAGATCGGCGACCAGGGCCTGACCATCGGGCGCACGGCGGGCATCCTGGCGGGCCTGCCCACCTCGGTGCCCGGCTACTCGATCGACCGCATGTGCGCGGGCGCCCTGACCGCCGTGACCACGGTGGCCGGCTCGGTCGCCTTCGGCGCGTACGACGTGGCCATCGCGGGCGGTGTGGAGCACATGGGCCGCCACCCCATGGGTGAGGGCGTCGACCCCAACCCGCGCTTCGTCAGCGAGAAGCTGGTCGACGAGTCCGCGCTGTTCATGGGCATGACCGCGGAGAACCTGCACGACCGGTACCCGGGGATCACCAAGCTGCGTGCCGACGAGTACGCGGTGCGCTCCCAGGAGAAGGCCGCCAAGGCGTACGCGAACGGGAAGATCCAGGCCGACCTGGTGCCGATCTCGGTGCGCCGCACCAGCCCCGAGGGCGGCGAGACCGGCTGGGGTCTCGTCACCGCCGACGAGCCGATGCGTCCGGGTACCACCCTGGAGAACCTGGCCGGACTCAAGACGCCGTTCCGGGTGCACGGCCGGGTCACCGCGGGCAACGCGGCCGGTCTGAACGACGGCGCCACCGCCTCCGTGATCGCCAGCGAGGAGTTCGCCCGCGCGAACGGCCTGCCGGTCAAGATGCGCCTGGTCTCCTACGCCTTCGCGGGCGTGGAGCCCGAGGTCATGGGCTACGGCCCGATCCCGGCGACCGAGAAGGCGCTCGCCAAGGCCGGTCTGGCCATCTCCGACATCGGCCTGTTCGAGATCAACGAGGCCTTCGCCGTGCAGGTGCTGGCCTTCCTGGAGCACTACGGCATCGCGGACGACGACGCGCGCGTCAACCAGTACGGCGGCGCCATCGCCTTCGGTCACCCGCTCGCCTCCTCCGGTGTCCGGCTGATGACGCAGCTGGCCCGGCAGTTCGAGGAGCAGCCGCACGTCCGCTACGGCCTGACCACGATGTGCGTCGGCTTCGGCATGGGCGCGACGGTCATCTGGGAGAACCCGCACTTCGAGAGCGCTGCCGGAGGCGACAAGTGA
- a CDS encoding ribonuclease D has product MTDAQETAADSPLRTTGGAPPDDGGTPDTGAPVPLLEPREGIPPVIASPEALAEAVAAFAAGSGPVAVDAERASGYRYGQRAYLVQLRRQGAGTALIDPVGCPDLSALGEALTGVEWVLHAATQDLPCLREIGMVPTRLFDTELAGRLAGFPRVGLGAMVENVLGFVLEKGHSAVDWSTRPLPEPWLRYAALDVELLVDLRDALEKELDRQGKLDWALQEFDAIASAPPPEPRKDPWRRTSGMHKVRRRRQLAVVRELWETRDRIAQRRDVSPGKVLPDAAIVQAALAVPANVHALAALNGFGHRTGRRQLEQWQAAVDRARALPETALPQQGQQVTGPPPPRAWADKDPEAAQRLSAARAAVSALAERLNLPQENLVAPDTVRRLCWEPPKPADEAAVGAALAGYGARPWQVELATPSLVAALAGAGAQTP; this is encoded by the coding sequence GTGACCGACGCCCAAGAAACCGCAGCAGACAGCCCACTGCGCACCACCGGAGGCGCCCCTCCGGACGACGGCGGAACTCCTGACACCGGGGCGCCGGTCCCCTTGCTCGAACCGCGCGAGGGCATTCCGCCCGTGATCGCCTCCCCCGAGGCGCTCGCCGAGGCGGTCGCCGCCTTCGCCGCCGGCTCGGGCCCCGTCGCCGTCGACGCCGAGCGCGCCTCCGGCTACCGCTACGGCCAGCGCGCCTATCTGGTCCAGCTGCGCCGCCAGGGCGCCGGGACCGCGCTGATCGACCCCGTCGGCTGCCCCGACCTCTCCGCCCTCGGCGAGGCGCTCACCGGCGTCGAGTGGGTGCTGCACGCGGCGACCCAGGACCTGCCGTGCCTGCGCGAGATAGGCATGGTCCCCACCCGCCTGTTCGACACCGAACTGGCGGGCCGGCTGGCCGGATTCCCGCGCGTGGGCCTGGGCGCCATGGTCGAGAACGTCCTCGGCTTCGTCCTGGAGAAGGGCCACTCCGCCGTCGACTGGTCCACCCGCCCGCTGCCCGAGCCCTGGCTGCGCTACGCCGCCCTCGACGTGGAGCTCCTCGTCGACCTGCGCGACGCGCTGGAGAAGGAGCTGGACCGGCAGGGCAAGCTGGACTGGGCGCTCCAGGAGTTCGACGCCATCGCCTCCGCGCCGCCCCCCGAGCCCCGCAAGGACCCCTGGCGGCGCACCTCCGGGATGCACAAGGTGCGGCGCAGGCGGCAGCTCGCCGTCGTACGGGAGCTGTGGGAGACCCGGGACCGGATCGCCCAGCGCCGGGACGTCTCCCCCGGCAAGGTGCTCCCGGACGCCGCCATCGTGCAGGCCGCGCTCGCCGTGCCCGCCAATGTGCACGCGCTGGCCGCGCTGAACGGCTTCGGGCACCGCACCGGGCGGCGCCAGCTGGAGCAGTGGCAGGCCGCGGTGGACCGGGCCAGGGCGCTGCCCGAGACGGCGCTGCCGCAGCAGGGCCAGCAGGTGACCGGTCCCCCGCCGCCGCGGGCCTGGGCCGACAAGGACCCGGAGGCGGCGCAGCGGCTGAGCGCCGCCCGCGCCGCGGTCTCCGCGCTCGCCGAACGGCTGAACCTGCCCCAGGAGAACCTGGTCGCGCCGGACACGGTGCGCCGGCTGTGCTGGGAGCCGCCGAAGCCGGCCGACGAGGCGGCCGTGGGCGCGGCCCTTGCCGGGTACGGCGCGCGGCCGTGGCAGGTGGAGCTGGCGACGCCCTCGCTGGTCGCCGCGCTGGCGGGTGCGGGCGCCCAGACGCCGTAA
- a CDS encoding response regulator transcription factor: MSVLLEQPASLVAYRPNKPTAMVVVADPRVRSTVTRHLWALGVRDVIEASSVAEARPRIGNPRDICVADVHLPDGSGLTLLSETRAAGWPNGLALSAADDIGAVRNALAGGVKGYVVTGTRTNLGLPTRPGAAPIGAARLHRRPPGAPSHPGGYRELSGREVEVLRLVAEGQSNKAIGVSMGLSALTVKSHLARIARKLGTGDRAGMVAVALRTGIIH, encoded by the coding sequence GTGTCCGTTCTCCTCGAGCAGCCCGCAAGCCTGGTCGCCTACCGCCCGAACAAGCCGACCGCCATGGTCGTCGTGGCGGACCCGCGCGTCCGGTCCACCGTCACCCGTCATCTGTGGGCGCTCGGAGTCCGTGACGTCATCGAGGCGTCGTCCGTCGCGGAGGCCCGTCCGCGCATCGGCAACCCGCGCGACATCTGCGTCGCCGACGTGCACCTGCCCGACGGCTCCGGGCTCACCCTGCTCTCCGAGACCCGAGCCGCCGGCTGGCCCAACGGCCTGGCCCTGTCCGCCGCCGACGACATCGGCGCCGTCCGCAACGCCCTCGCGGGCGGAGTGAAGGGCTACGTCGTCACCGGCACCCGTACCAACCTCGGACTGCCCACCCGGCCCGGCGCCGCCCCCATCGGCGCCGCCCGGCTGCACCGCCGCCCCCCGGGCGCCCCGAGCCACCCGGGCGGCTACCGCGAACTGTCCGGCCGCGAGGTCGAGGTGCTGCGGCTGGTCGCCGAGGGCCAGTCGAACAAGGCGATCGGCGTCTCGATGGGCCTGTCCGCCCTCACCGTCAAGAGCCACCTGGCCCGCATCGCCCGCAAGCTCGGCACCGGCGACCGCGCCGGGATGGTCGCCGTGGCCCTGCGCACCGGCATCATCCACTGA
- a CDS encoding DUF3000 domain-containing protein, whose amino-acid sequence MAAAQGRLSDGAGGMDDAKGAKKEAKDGDGNAGRADQVPLPFRAAVDALRAARLRPQVEIDQVPPPQRLAPYAYALEATVVDGEQDLADGRLVLLHDPAGHDAWRGTFRLVTLVRAELEPEMAADPLLPEVCWSWLTGALQARGLTYGEPSGTVTRAGSHYFGGLSARPPASQIEIRASWTPRESLGGVPDTGAHLASWCDLLAQVAGLPPAGPGDASVVTLPQRRDPQSR is encoded by the coding sequence ATGGCTGCGGCTCAGGGACGACTGTCGGACGGCGCTGGCGGGATGGACGACGCGAAGGGGGCGAAGAAGGAGGCGAAAGACGGCGACGGGAATGCGGGCAGGGCGGATCAGGTGCCGTTGCCGTTCAGGGCTGCCGTCGACGCGCTGAGAGCCGCGCGGCTGCGGCCGCAGGTGGAGATCGACCAGGTACCGCCGCCGCAGCGGCTGGCGCCGTACGCGTACGCGCTGGAGGCCACCGTCGTCGACGGCGAGCAGGACCTCGCCGACGGCCGGCTGGTGCTGCTGCACGACCCGGCCGGGCACGACGCGTGGCGGGGTACGTTCCGGCTGGTGACCCTGGTGCGCGCGGAGCTGGAGCCGGAGATGGCCGCGGATCCGCTGCTGCCGGAGGTGTGCTGGTCCTGGCTGACCGGGGCGCTCCAGGCGCGCGGGCTGACGTACGGGGAGCCGAGCGGCACGGTCACCCGGGCCGGTTCGCACTACTTCGGCGGGCTGTCGGCGCGGCCGCCGGCCTCGCAGATCGAGATCCGGGCCTCCTGGACCCCGCGCGAGAGCCTGGGCGGGGTGCCGGACACGGGGGCGCATCTGGCCTCCTGGTGCGATCTGCTGGCCCAGGTGGCGGGGCTGCCGCCGGCCGGGCCGGGTGACGCGTCCGTGGTGACACTGCCGCAGCGGCGGGACCCGCAGTCGCGCTGA